A window from Hoeflea sp. IMCC20628 encodes these proteins:
- a CDS encoding error-prone DNA polymerase, which yields MNPPVLSGLTYVELAAASNFSFLRGASHAEELVVQASRLGLGGIAITDRNSLAGVVRAHMAAKEAGLAFAPGCRLVFMDATPDILVWPEDRAAYAHLCELLTTGKRRASKGECHLMLEDLLTHGGGLLMAVVTPAGAAGSGLNAALDRLREAFPDHLHLALSRAHGSADQRHMAMLVRLARKHRLPLVAIGDVLYHAPGRRPLQDVLTCIREGKTLATVGTRLQANAERHLRSHIDMMHLFKGFEAAVAQAATLFRRIRFSLDELRYQYPDAPMFEELGPDPLPSQEALEKLTAIGLKKRYPEGTPEKVLKAIAHETKLIKKLDYAPYFLTVYDIVRFARSQKILCQGRGSAANSAVCYCLEITEVDPGKVDLLFERFISEERNEPPDIDVDFEHERREEVIQYIYAKYGRERAGLAATVITYRARSAIREVGKVFGLSDDAISAISGTKWGGWSREVDAEDARRAGLDPTDKHLAQMLDLASQIVGFPRHLSQHVGGFVITRDKLSSLIPIENAAMEDRTIVEWDKDDLESLGMLKIDVLALGMLTCIRKAFGLLDSHYGRHETLASLPDNDTPTYDMICRADTIGVFQIESRAQMSMLPRLKPRCYYDLVIEVAIVRPGPIQGDMVHPYLRRRQGKEQVSFPKEELRAVLGKTLGVPLFQEQAMNIAIVAGGFSPGEADKLRRAMATFRRVGTIGSFQTKMVEGMVGNGYERAFAEHCFRQIEGFGEYGFPESHAASFALLVYVSCWLKCHYPDVFCAAILNSQPMGFYASAQLIRDAREHGVEIRPVDINCSDQDCTLERDADLQPLSARHREMKNIMKHSHAVRLGLRHVKGFGEAEAEQLMARRGRGYDSVRDLWMRSGLPRRSIEQLAEADCFRSIGLDRRDALWAVKALDPLSSAERLPLFALVDTQDLQKEPDVDLPPMPLGEQVINDYQSLSFSLKAHPMSFLRERLAGKGCRANSDLQDIRSGRVVKVSGLVLVRQRPGSAKGVVFETIEDETGVANIIVWPKVFEKFRAIVLGSRCVGVRGKLQNEEGVIHVVAEYLEDLTPMMAQISDMASEMGGLANADEVRRPIEDMRARTKPAAQIIKLIRDAPELRQDYEELATARAASRALPKGRNFH from the coding sequence ATGAACCCGCCGGTTCTATCCGGCCTGACCTATGTCGAGCTTGCCGCCGCCAGCAATTTTTCCTTTCTGCGCGGCGCGTCGCATGCCGAGGAACTGGTGGTGCAGGCCTCAAGGCTCGGGCTTGGCGGCATCGCCATCACCGACCGCAATTCATTGGCAGGCGTTGTCCGCGCTCACATGGCGGCCAAGGAGGCGGGACTGGCCTTCGCGCCGGGCTGCCGGCTGGTGTTCATGGACGCGACACCTGATATTCTGGTCTGGCCCGAGGACCGTGCGGCTTATGCCCATCTGTGCGAGTTGTTGACCACCGGCAAGCGCCGCGCGTCGAAGGGCGAATGCCATCTGATGCTTGAGGATCTGCTCACCCACGGCGGAGGGCTGCTGATGGCTGTCGTCACACCTGCCGGAGCAGCCGGATCAGGGTTGAACGCCGCATTGGACCGGCTGCGCGAAGCCTTCCCTGATCATCTCCATCTTGCCTTGTCACGGGCTCATGGCAGCGCGGACCAGCGTCACATGGCGATGCTCGTCCGGCTGGCGCGCAAGCATCGCCTGCCGCTGGTGGCGATTGGCGACGTGCTCTATCACGCGCCCGGGCGGCGTCCGCTGCAAGATGTGCTGACCTGCATCCGCGAGGGAAAGACGCTGGCCACGGTCGGTACCCGGCTGCAAGCCAATGCCGAACGGCATTTGCGCTCGCACATCGACATGATGCATCTGTTCAAGGGGTTCGAGGCAGCAGTGGCGCAAGCGGCCACGTTGTTCAGGCGCATCCGCTTTTCGCTGGATGAATTGCGCTACCAATATCCTGACGCTCCGATGTTCGAAGAGCTCGGACCCGATCCGCTGCCCTCGCAGGAGGCGCTCGAAAAGCTCACCGCCATCGGCCTCAAGAAGCGTTATCCCGAAGGCACGCCCGAGAAGGTGCTCAAGGCCATTGCGCATGAAACCAAGCTGATCAAGAAGCTCGATTACGCGCCCTATTTTCTCACCGTCTATGACATCGTCCGCTTTGCTCGCTCGCAGAAAATACTGTGTCAGGGCCGCGGTTCGGCGGCCAATTCGGCCGTCTGCTATTGCCTCGAGATCACTGAGGTCGATCCTGGCAAGGTCGATCTTCTGTTCGAGCGCTTCATCTCCGAGGAACGCAACGAGCCGCCCGACATCGATGTCGATTTCGAGCATGAGCGGCGCGAGGAAGTGATCCAGTACATCTATGCCAAATACGGACGCGAACGGGCAGGGCTCGCCGCCACCGTCATCACCTACCGCGCCCGCTCCGCCATTCGCGAGGTCGGCAAGGTGTTCGGCCTCTCCGATGATGCGATCAGTGCGATTTCCGGCACCAAATGGGGTGGCTGGTCGCGCGAGGTTGACGCCGAGGATGCACGCCGCGCCGGGCTTGATCCGACTGATAAGCATCTGGCCCAGATGCTCGATCTTGCCTCCCAGATCGTCGGTTTTCCGCGCCATCTTTCCCAGCATGTCGGTGGCTTCGTCATCACCCGGGACAAGCTCTCTTCGCTGATCCCGATCGAGAATGCGGCGATGGAGGACCGCACCATTGTCGAGTGGGATAAGGATGATCTCGAAAGCCTCGGCATGCTCAAGATCGACGTACTGGCGCTCGGCATGCTGACCTGCATCCGCAAGGCGTTCGGCCTGCTGGACAGCCATTACGGCCGCCACGAAACCCTGGCCTCGCTGCCGGACAACGATACCCCGACCTATGACATGATCTGCCGCGCCGACACCATCGGTGTGTTTCAGATCGAAAGCCGGGCGCAGATGTCGATGCTGCCGCGCCTCAAGCCGCGCTGCTATTACGATCTGGTGATCGAGGTGGCGATTGTCCGGCCCGGTCCGATTCAGGGCGACATGGTCCATCCTTACCTGCGCCGCCGGCAGGGCAAGGAGCAGGTCAGTTTTCCCAAGGAGGAATTGCGCGCCGTGCTCGGCAAGACGCTCGGCGTGCCGCTGTTTCAGGAGCAGGCGATGAACATCGCCATCGTTGCCGGCGGCTTCTCGCCCGGAGAGGCCGACAAGCTGCGCCGCGCCATGGCCACCTTCCGCCGGGTCGGCACCATCGGCTCGTTTCAGACCAAGATGGTCGAGGGCATGGTCGGTAATGGCTATGAACGCGCCTTCGCCGAGCACTGTTTCCGCCAGATCGAGGGCTTTGGCGAATATGGCTTTCCCGAAAGCCATGCCGCCAGTTTCGCGCTCTTGGTCTATGTCTCCTGCTGGCTCAAATGCCATTATCCGGATGTCTTCTGCGCTGCCATTCTCAACTCTCAGCCGATGGGGTTTTATGCCTCGGCGCAGCTCATCCGCGACGCCCGTGAGCATGGCGTCGAGATCCGCCCGGTTGATATCAATTGCTCGGACCAGGACTGTACACTGGAGCGGGATGCCGACCTGCAGCCGCTGTCAGCCCGGCATCGCGAGATGAAGAACATCATGAAACATAGCCACGCGGTGCGGCTGGGGTTGCGGCACGTCAAGGGATTTGGCGAAGCCGAAGCTGAACAACTGATGGCCCGGCGTGGCCGCGGCTATGACAGCGTCCGTGATCTGTGGATGCGCTCCGGCCTGCCGCGCCGCTCGATCGAACAGCTGGCCGAGGCTGATTGCTTCCGCTCGATCGGTCTGGATCGCCGTGATGCGCTGTGGGCGGTCAAGGCGCTCGACCCGCTCTCGAGCGCCGAACGGCTGCCGCTGTTTGCCTTGGTCGACACCCAGGATCTGCAAAAGGAACCCGATGTCGATTTGCCGCCGATGCCGCTGGGCGAGCAGGTGATCAATGATTACCAGTCGCTGTCATTTTCTCTCAAGGCGCACCCGATGTCGTTCCTGCGTGAGCGGCTTGCGGGCAAGGGCTGCCGGGCCAATTCGGACCTGCAGGACATCCGCAGCGGCAGGGTGGTCAAGGTCTCGGGCCTCGTACTGGTCCGGCAGCGGCCGGGTTCGGCCAAGGGCGTTGTGTTCGAGACCATCGAGGATGAGACCGGCGTCGCCAACATCATCGTCTGGCCAAAAGTGTTCGAGAAATTCCGTGCCATCGTGCTCGGCAGCCGCTGCGTCGGCGTGCGCGGCAAGCTGCAGAACGAGGAGGGCGTCATTCATGTGGTGGCCGAATATCTCGAGGATCTGACCCCGATGATGGCGCAGATTTCCGACATGGCGAGCGAGATGGGCGGGCTTGCCAATGCCGACGAGGTGCGCCGCCCGATCGAGGACATGCGCGCGCGCACCAAACCCGCAGCGCAAATCATCAAGCTGATCCGTGACGCGCCGGAACTGCGTCAGGACTATGAGGAACTGGCAACCGCCAGGGCGGCAAGTCGGGCCTTGCCGAAGGGAAGGAACTTTCACTGA
- a CDS encoding DNA polymerase Y family protein: MDAHPEAPPVVVTDTLKNAIRIVALDQRAHARGVRLNQTLSDARALVPDLDCHPADDEQTQALLLKIAGWCERYTPLVALGSDPEDGHDHGLFMDITGCAHLLGGEAAVIADLEARLRAQGFHVRLCLADTPGAGWAMARYGQARIIAEDAHAEAILPLSLSGLRLPSAMVASLGRVGLKTIGCIANLPRAPLAARFGARLMQRLDQALGRETESISPIMPVADLSTERRFAEPVTHQDEISHVIAALAAGILEPLERRGLGLRHCRLKLFRVDGHVSQLSVQTARPLRDARMISRLFEERIAGLHDDLDAGFGFDLIRLDVVHADPFEAAQAEMMAGQAAGQGHDALVDRLGARLGLERVQRFVLADTHIPERSFGRQPVAHLGGAGSGTRRSAMGNAMLASAPYSEISDGVTTRPLILFDRPELLQTIAEVPDGPPFRFRWRGVSHEVVRSEGPERIACEWWRDGRGARTRDYFRVEDHQGYRFWLFRHGLYGRETDDPCWYMHGLFA, encoded by the coding sequence TTGGACGCGCATCCTGAGGCTCCGCCTGTCGTTGTCACCGATACGCTCAAGAACGCCATCCGCATTGTCGCACTTGATCAGCGTGCCCATGCCCGCGGCGTGCGGCTGAATCAGACCTTGAGCGATGCGCGTGCGCTGGTGCCTGATCTCGATTGTCATCCCGCCGATGACGAACAGACCCAGGCGCTGTTGTTGAAAATTGCCGGCTGGTGCGAGCGCTACACGCCACTGGTTGCCCTTGGCTCTGACCCCGAGGACGGCCACGACCATGGGCTGTTCATGGACATCACCGGCTGCGCCCATCTGCTTGGCGGTGAGGCAGCGGTGATTGCCGATCTGGAGGCAAGGCTGCGCGCCCAAGGCTTTCACGTCCGGTTGTGTCTGGCCGACACGCCGGGTGCAGGCTGGGCGATGGCGCGCTACGGGCAGGCGCGGATTATTGCCGAGGACGCTCACGCCGAGGCTATCCTTCCGCTGAGTTTGAGCGGGTTGCGGCTTCCGTCTGCCATGGTCGCCTCACTTGGCCGTGTCGGTCTCAAGACCATCGGCTGCATAGCCAACCTGCCGCGTGCGCCATTGGCTGCCCGCTTCGGCGCCCGGTTGATGCAGCGGCTTGATCAGGCTCTCGGTCGCGAGACCGAGTCGATCTCTCCGATCATGCCGGTGGCTGACCTCTCGACCGAGCGCCGTTTCGCCGAGCCGGTCACCCACCAGGATGAGATCAGTCATGTGATCGCGGCGCTGGCGGCAGGGATTCTCGAACCGCTGGAGCGGCGCGGGCTCGGCCTGCGCCACTGCCGGCTCAAACTGTTCCGCGTCGATGGCCATGTCAGCCAACTCAGCGTGCAAACGGCCAGGCCCTTGCGGGATGCCCGAATGATCAGCCGGCTGTTTGAGGAACGTATCGCCGGCCTGCATGATGATCTTGATGCGGGTTTCGGCTTCGATCTGATCCGGCTTGATGTGGTCCATGCCGATCCGTTCGAGGCTGCGCAGGCGGAAATGATGGCGGGCCAGGCTGCCGGGCAAGGCCATGATGCCCTGGTCGACCGGCTCGGGGCAAGGCTTGGCCTGGAGCGCGTCCAGCGTTTCGTGCTCGCCGACACCCACATTCCCGAGCGCAGCTTTGGCCGGCAGCCGGTTGCCCATCTTGGCGGGGCAGGCTCGGGCACTCGAAGATCAGCCATGGGCAATGCGATGCTGGCATCGGCACCGTATTCGGAGATTTCCGATGGGGTCACCACCCGTCCGCTGATCCTGTTCGACCGGCCCGAACTGTTGCAGACCATTGCCGAGGTGCCCGACGGCCCGCCGTTCCGCTTCCGCTGGCGTGGCGTCTCCCATGAGGTGGTCCGTTCGGAAGGGCCCGAGCGCATTGCCTGCGAATGGTGGCGCGACGGCCGCGGCGCCCGCACCCGCGATTATTTTCGCGTCGAGGACCATCAGGGGTACCGTTTCTGGCTGTTCCGCCACGGTCTCTATGGTCGTGAGACCGATGATCCGTGCTGGTACATGCACGGGCTTTTCGCATGA